The following nucleotide sequence is from Microbacterium arborescens.
CAGATGCGCCTCGACTTCCTGGGGGTGACCGCCCACGACCCCGATCGACTCGAAAATCCCGTCGCCGCGCTGGGTGCTGAGCTCCCCCACCGTCAACGCCGGGGCCGCGGGGTCGACCGAGGTGAAGGTCGACGCGAAGTCCGACCGGGTCTCATCCGCCGCGAGCGGGTCGATCATCAGCGCGAAACGCAGTGCCATGCGCCGAGCCTACGACGCGCCCGGTGCCGGGATGCACGACATCCGGCCCGACACCCCGGTAGGGATGCCGCTCCCCCGGCGCGTCGCCCACCATCCCTTGCATCGCGGCCCACCCGACCCGCCGCGGCGACCCCCGCCCCTTACCGGTCGGGCGCCGAACATGTCCACCCCGGGAATGCCCCCGGCCGAGGCTCCGTTAGACTGTAAGTGCCGGGCCGCAGTAACCCCGGGCTCCATCTTCAGCCGCTGCGAGCGGCCACGCGCCGAGAGGCGTTCTGCGGCCCGGCACTTCGCTTTTCCGGGGTCTTCTCGCGCTCGAGTAGCCGCCGAGGACCGAGAATCGCGGCGCACACCGAACGCGCGCGACGTGAGACGACTGCTTCGAAGCCGGTTCGCCCCCGCTCCGCGCCCGCTTCGGCCCCACCCCGCGCCCCCCACGGCACGAGACTTCGTCCGCGCGGCCTCAGCTCAGCGCTTCACGCCGCCACAGCCCGGCGCACGAACCGAGGTCGTCGGCGTACGTACTCAGGCGCAGCGCTCGCGCGGTGAGCGCCGAGGACCGATCGGGCTCACTGACATCATGGTCGTCGGCCATCGAGGTCGCCCCCGCCGCCTGCACCCGGCAGAACGATGCGGCGCGTTCGAGCGCCACCGCGAAGTCGCCGCGGAACACGCCCCGCATGATCGTGTCGATGAGCGCCACCAGCTCGTCCGGCCCGGCGGGCGTCGGGGCTCCCGCGATCACCTCGTCGGCCGAACGCAGCACAACCCGTCCGCGTTCGTAGAGAAGCGCAGCGGTGCGCGGGTCGCGGTGGATCATCAGTTGCAGCAGGTAGAGCCGCCAAAGTGCTCCGGGCAGCGACTTCGCAGGTGAGCGCGACCACAGCTCGGCGACGGTATCGATCCCGTGTTCGGCCGTGAAGCCCACGAGGCGGTCGACGACGGCGTCACTCGGGTCTTCGCGCACGCGCGACAGCAGGGCTCCCGCGGTCGCGTGGGCGACGCGCGAGACCTCCGCCGGATCTTCACCGGCGAAGTGCCGGTCGAACTCGTCGGCGGGTCGCCGAACGGGCTTGTGGTAGTCCCGGGATCCGTCCGTCATCATTCCAGGCTAAGCGAGAGCGGCATCC
It contains:
- a CDS encoding DNA-directed RNA polymerase subunit beta — protein: MTDGSRDYHKPVRRPADEFDRHFAGEDPAEVSRVAHATAGALLSRVREDPSDAVVDRLVGFTAEHGIDTVAELWSRSPAKSLPGALWRLYLLQLMIHRDPRTAALLYERGRVVLRSADEVIAGAPTPAGPDELVALIDTIMRGVFRGDFAVALERAASFCRVQAAGATSMADDHDVSEPDRSSALTARALRLSTYADDLGSCAGLWRREALS